One region of Flavobacterium sp. KACC 22763 genomic DNA includes:
- a CDS encoding DUF1338 domain-containing protein — translation MNKDQLLTKLWEQYVEITPSALKIHELLEDKGEEIKNDHIAIRTFNDKRVNIQVLEKPFLNVGYEAKGEYHFETKKLFAKHYEHATDKDAPRIFISELELEKCSAELQATVANLLDSCDQNAFNNPELVLSGSVWNGNSQAVYKSLLEESEYAAWMYVYGFRANHFTINTNALKGFKTLEELNNFLESSGWELNASGGKIKGTPEQLLEQSSTLADLYDIDFEEGTLKVPSCYYEFALRYPMANGELYQGFVASSADKIFESTDVKLQKTL, via the coding sequence ATGAATAAAGATCAACTACTTACAAAGCTGTGGGAGCAATATGTTGAAATTACTCCGTCGGCATTAAAAATTCATGAACTCCTGGAAGACAAGGGAGAAGAAATTAAAAATGATCATATCGCAATTCGTACTTTCAATGATAAGCGTGTGAATATCCAAGTTTTAGAAAAGCCGTTTCTGAATGTTGGTTACGAGGCAAAAGGAGAGTATCATTTTGAAACTAAAAAGCTTTTTGCAAAACATTACGAGCATGCAACTGATAAAGACGCACCAAGAATTTTTATTTCTGAATTGGAATTAGAAAAATGTTCTGCAGAATTACAGGCTACAGTGGCTAATTTACTAGACAGCTGTGATCAGAATGCGTTCAATAATCCAGAATTGGTTTTAAGCGGATCTGTTTGGAACGGAAATTCACAGGCGGTTTACAAATCATTATTAGAAGAGTCTGAATATGCGGCTTGGATGTATGTGTATGGTTTTAGAGCCAATCACTTTACAATCAATACCAATGCTTTAAAAGGATTTAAAACTTTAGAAGAATTGAATAATTTCTTAGAATCTAGCGGATGGGAACTGAATGCATCTGGAGGAAAAATTAAAGGAACTCCAGAACAGCTTTTGGAGCAATCAAGCACATTGGCAGATTTATACGATATTGATTTCGAAGAAGGAACGTTAAAAGTGCCGTCATGTTATTATGAATTTGCATTGCGTTATCCGATGGCAAACGGAGAATTATATCAAGGTTTTGTGGCTTCATCAGCAGATAAAATATTTGAAAGCACCGATGTAAAGCTTCAAAAAACGTTATAA
- a CDS encoding Lrp/AsnC family transcriptional regulator produces MAKVKKNENTDYLDREIIQKLSENARIPFSDLAKELNISNSLVHLRVKKLQEAGVINSFSVKLNPKELGFETITYTGIVTKEARFSYSIAEKLKEIPEVIECHWVSGKYALFIKIVAANNEELRKILYEQVHQIEGVGSTDSFFSFGSAFEKNLPV; encoded by the coding sequence ATGGCAAAGGTCAAGAAGAATGAAAATACTGACTATTTAGATCGAGAAATCATACAAAAACTTAGTGAGAATGCAAGAATACCATTTTCAGATTTGGCTAAAGAATTAAATATTTCAAATTCGCTGGTGCATCTAAGAGTCAAAAAACTGCAAGAAGCAGGAGTAATTAATAGCTTTTCTGTAAAATTAAATCCAAAAGAACTTGGCTTTGAAACCATTACCTATACAGGAATTGTTACAAAAGAGGCTCGTTTTTCCTACTCCATTGCCGAAAAACTTAAGGAAATACCTGAAGTAATAGAATGCCATTGGGTATCGGGAAAATATGCTTTATTCATAAAAATAGTAGCTGCAAATAACGAAGAACTCCGTAAAATTCTTTACGAACAAGTGCATCAGATTGAAGGCGTAGGAAGCACCGATTCTTTTTTCTCTTTTGGTTCTGCTTTTGAGAAAAATCTTCCTGTTTAA
- the bioB gene encoding biotin synthase BioB, translated as MNTQIRHDWKKEEIQAIYDQPLLELVYQAATVHREFHKPSEIQVSTLLSIKTGGCPEDCSYCGQAARYHTDIKVQALLPTEKVLEHAQKAKDGGSSRFCMAAAWREVRDNKDFDRVIEMVKGVNDLGLEVCCTLGMLTEEQAVRLQEAGLYAYNHNLDTSESYYDEIISTRKFDQRLDTINNVRKAGITVCSGGIIGLGESNADRVSMLLTLATMPVHPESVPVNALARVKGTPLENNPKVPIWDMVRMIATARIVMPASIVRLSAGRIEMTEEEQAWCFMAGANSIFTGERETLLVTPNPGLSEDMQMFQNLGLKPLVKENKNACSIA; from the coding sequence ATGAACACTCAAATTAGACACGACTGGAAAAAAGAAGAAATTCAAGCAATTTACGATCAGCCTTTGTTAGAATTGGTTTATCAGGCTGCTACTGTACATAGAGAGTTTCATAAACCTTCAGAAATACAGGTTAGCACATTACTTTCTATAAAAACAGGCGGTTGTCCAGAAGACTGTTCATATTGCGGACAAGCAGCGCGTTATCATACGGATATCAAAGTTCAGGCGCTTCTTCCGACAGAAAAAGTATTAGAACATGCGCAAAAAGCAAAAGATGGTGGTTCTTCTCGTTTTTGTATGGCTGCCGCTTGGCGCGAAGTTCGTGATAACAAAGATTTTGACCGTGTTATTGAAATGGTAAAAGGTGTAAACGATCTTGGTTTGGAAGTTTGCTGCACACTCGGAATGCTTACCGAAGAACAAGCTGTACGTCTTCAAGAAGCAGGTTTGTATGCTTACAACCATAATTTGGATACATCTGAAAGTTATTATGATGAAATAATCAGCACGCGTAAGTTTGACCAACGTCTTGACACTATCAATAACGTTAGAAAAGCAGGAATCACAGTTTGCTCGGGCGGAATTATTGGTCTTGGAGAATCTAATGCCGATAGAGTTTCTATGCTCTTAACTTTAGCGACAATGCCTGTTCATCCAGAATCTGTTCCTGTAAATGCCTTGGCCAGAGTAAAAGGAACGCCACTAGAAAACAATCCAAAAGTACCTATTTGGGATATGGTTCGAATGATAGCTACAGCGCGTATTGTTATGCCTGCTTCTATTGTTCGTTTAAGCGCTGGACGTATCGAAATGACCGAAGAAGAACAAGCTTGGTGTTTTATGGCTGGTGCTAATTCTATTTTTACAGGAGAACGCGAAACTTTATTGGTAACACCAAATCCAGGACTTTCTGAAGATATGCAGATGTTTCAAAATCTTGGGCTTAAGCCTTTGGTTAAAGAAAATAAAAATGCTTGTTCAATAGCCTAA
- a CDS encoding DNA-deoxyinosine glycosylase, whose protein sequence is MLKKALQPLIDNSTVILIMGTMAGEQSIAKQQYYANKGNLFWKILFSIFEEEFSASYEDRKALLAKYNIGLWNVLKSCKREGSSDAKITEETINDFESLHKQFPNIKYVFFESKAAAKYFYKHTVSQEGIIYTILPSTSGLNAGLTKVEKIEQWKAVSQVGLSKDED, encoded by the coding sequence ATGCTAAAAAAAGCCCTCCAACCCTTAATTGACAATTCCACAGTTATTCTAATTATGGGGACTATGGCGGGCGAACAGTCTATTGCGAAGCAGCAATACTATGCAAACAAAGGCAATCTTTTCTGGAAAATTTTGTTCTCTATTTTTGAAGAAGAATTCAGTGCTTCTTACGAAGATCGAAAAGCGTTGCTAGCAAAATACAATATTGGACTTTGGAATGTCCTTAAAAGCTGCAAAAGAGAAGGAAGCAGCGATGCTAAAATAACCGAAGAAACTATTAATGATTTTGAGAGTCTACACAAACAGTTTCCAAATATCAAGTATGTTTTCTTTGAAAGCAAAGCCGCAGCAAAATACTTTTACAAACATACTGTATCGCAGGAAGGAATAATTTATACAATCCTGCCATCAACAAGCGGATTGAATGCTGGTTTAACTAAAGTTGAAAAAATAGAACAATGGAAAGCTGTATCGCAAGTTGGGCTTTCAAAAGATGAAGATTAA
- a CDS encoding EthD family reductase, producing MAKMTVIYKTPKDISSFEKHYYEVHIPLAKKLPGLIKYEVSNGAVRSTTGHSDVYLMANLYFDSFEAMMESFKSDIGQQCAADRRILASDDEVQIYVYDVKNT from the coding sequence ATGGCAAAGATGACAGTAATCTACAAAACGCCAAAAGACATCAGCTCGTTCGAAAAACATTATTACGAAGTTCATATTCCATTAGCCAAAAAGCTTCCAGGATTAATAAAATATGAAGTAAGCAATGGAGCAGTTCGATCAACGACAGGACATTCAGATGTATATCTTATGGCCAATTTATATTTCGATTCTTTTGAAGCGATGATGGAATCTTTTAAGTCGGATATCGGACAGCAATGCGCCGCTGACCGCAGAATCCTAGCCAGTGATGATGAGGTGCAGATTTATGTGTATGATGTGAAAAACACTTGA
- a CDS encoding GlxA family transcriptional regulator, producing the protein MKQLTIIVPEGDNNLSSISGAYEIFTKANAFNKANGKKELLHIQLAGISEKVEFNQGIFTVKPHLHISQVNKTDLIIIPSLNHNYNLALEHNDELVQWLQKQYKKGAEIATICTGAFMLAASGLLDGKSCSTHWSVKENFSKMFPKINLQIDELITDENGIYTNGGAYSFLNLMIYLIEKYYGRATAVYCAKVFQIEMNRSTQSQFIIFSGQKKHEDEMVLHAQSYLEQNLGEKLSMNDLSTKLNVSRRNFDRRFIKATGNTPSEYLQRVKIEAAKKAFETDRKTVNEVMYEVGYSDVKAFRDAFKKITGIPPMEYKKKYHKGAA; encoded by the coding sequence ATGAAACAGCTTACCATCATAGTTCCTGAAGGAGACAATAATCTTTCAAGCATATCTGGCGCATACGAAATCTTTACAAAAGCAAATGCTTTTAATAAAGCAAATGGCAAAAAGGAATTGCTTCATATCCAACTTGCTGGAATTTCTGAAAAAGTAGAGTTCAACCAAGGAATCTTTACTGTAAAACCTCATCTTCATATTTCTCAGGTTAACAAAACCGATCTTATCATTATTCCGTCATTAAACCATAACTATAACCTTGCTCTTGAGCATAATGATGAATTGGTGCAATGGCTGCAGAAACAATATAAAAAAGGAGCCGAAATAGCCACCATCTGTACGGGCGCGTTTATGCTTGCTGCATCTGGGCTTCTGGACGGAAAAAGCTGTTCTACGCACTGGTCTGTTAAGGAAAATTTCAGCAAGATGTTTCCAAAAATAAATCTGCAAATAGATGAATTGATTACAGACGAAAATGGAATTTATACCAATGGCGGTGCGTATTCTTTTCTAAATCTAATGATTTACTTAATCGAAAAATATTACGGCAGAGCTACTGCGGTTTATTGTGCAAAGGTATTTCAGATTGAAATGAACCGAAGTACGCAATCGCAGTTTATTATCTTTTCGGGTCAAAAGAAACATGAAGATGAAATGGTGCTTCATGCACAGTCTTATTTAGAACAAAATTTGGGAGAAAAATTATCCATGAACGATCTTTCTACCAAACTTAATGTCAGCAGAAGAAATTTTGACCGAAGATTTATAAAAGCCACAGGAAATACTCCGAGTGAATATCTTCAGAGGGTAAAAATAGAAGCTGCCAAAAAAGCTTTTGAAACAGATCGCAAAACAGTAAATGAAGTCATGTACGAAGTAGGCTATTCTGATGTAAAAGCCTTTCGAGATGCTTTCAAAAAAATTACTGGAATTCCGCCAATGGAATATAAAAAGAAATATCATAAAGGCGCCGCCTAA
- a CDS encoding helix-turn-helix transcriptional regulator produces MLEKKSIVIGCDDITILTVILNAISIVSDYAFSTVTVSRGVDLKNTINSLNPDLVILGFKQNKLVLNDTNFSSDKRDIPILYLTQNYECESLCWSKQNIVFTYPHNQIQNTDFLIYRIRSIFLLKKTESQNKSATSFAEAAIQQNDSDKLSHYVMELDQKVEVLLKIKERISYLYPNVDNATRIELMSIVNSIKTVANDNKLWDDFKIYFEQSNPNFLLALAKKHPSLSSRDLKYCCYIKMNMSNNDITNLLGINQDSVRTHKYRLKKKLTLKKEDDIISYLRTVS; encoded by the coding sequence ATGCTCGAAAAAAAATCTATAGTAATTGGATGTGACGATATCACAATATTGACTGTGATATTGAATGCCATATCTATAGTCTCAGACTATGCATTTTCTACAGTCACTGTCTCGAGAGGAGTAGATTTAAAAAATACGATAAACTCTCTAAATCCGGACTTGGTAATTTTGGGTTTTAAACAAAATAAGCTTGTTTTAAATGACACTAATTTCAGTTCTGATAAAAGGGATATTCCAATTTTATATTTGACTCAAAATTATGAATGCGAATCCTTATGCTGGTCAAAGCAGAATATTGTTTTCACTTATCCGCATAATCAGATTCAAAATACCGACTTTTTAATTTATAGAATACGTTCTATTTTTCTCTTAAAAAAAACAGAATCACAAAACAAATCTGCCACATCGTTTGCCGAAGCAGCAATTCAGCAGAATGATTCAGACAAATTAAGCCATTATGTAATGGAACTCGACCAGAAAGTTGAAGTTCTATTAAAAATAAAAGAACGTATTTCTTATCTCTATCCTAATGTTGACAATGCAACAAGAATTGAATTAATGTCTATTGTAAATTCTATCAAAACGGTTGCAAATGACAATAAACTTTGGGATGATTTTAAAATCTATTTTGAACAGTCCAATCCCAATTTTCTTCTGGCTCTTGCCAAAAAGCATCCTTCTTTAAGCTCTAGAGATTTAAAGTACTGCTGCTATATTAAAATGAATATGAGTAACAATGATATTACCAATCTTTTGGGCATCAATCAAGATAGTGTTCGAACTCATAAATATCGTCTGAAAAAGAAATTAACGCTTAAAAAAGAAGATGATATAATCTCATACTTAAGAACAGTTTCTTAA
- a CDS encoding Pvc16 family protein, with the protein MINQALQFTNKLLGQFLKNRFGLTEDKTVLNYLIEPSGTLPKANQNKVVLSLINIEKETNQPFYIRNQKLESGNYSNFNPTERYNIDLLISSNFEDYTESLKFLDAIIVFFQINNYIDASSSSSIPDGLSRLEFEYEKISYHQMHSLWTAMAAKYQPSIIYKMKLIKVQAHETMEIIPSVKNTSNNIVK; encoded by the coding sequence ATGATCAATCAGGCACTTCAATTTACGAATAAATTACTGGGACAGTTTTTAAAAAACCGTTTTGGTTTGACCGAAGACAAAACCGTCTTGAATTATCTTATTGAGCCAAGCGGAACTTTGCCAAAAGCAAATCAGAACAAAGTGGTTTTGTCTCTTATAAATATTGAAAAAGAAACCAATCAACCTTTTTATATCAGAAATCAGAAGTTAGAAAGCGGCAACTATTCCAATTTTAATCCAACAGAAAGATATAATATAGACTTGCTCATAAGCAGCAATTTTGAGGATTATACAGAATCTTTAAAATTTCTTGACGCGATAATTGTCTTCTTTCAGATCAACAATTATATAGATGCTTCATCCTCCTCTTCTATTCCAGATGGCTTGAGCAGATTAGAATTTGAATACGAAAAGATCTCTTACCATCAGATGCATAGTTTGTGGACAGCAATGGCGGCAAAATATCAGCCTTCGATTATTTATAAAATGAAACTGATAAAAGTTCAGGCGCACGAAACTATGGAAATCATACCGTCTGTAAAAAACACCAGTAATAACATTGTCAAATGA
- a CDS encoding phage tail sheath family protein, producing MNLSTIQTPGVYIQELNAFPNSVVGVATAIPAFIGYTPQAAYEGKSYTNVPVKITSFADFQAFFCLPDPPAPASPSKQYSPEYYLVAEKSQPLKGDYMLIAGTYYSIVPDPNTVYYLYNSVRLFYENGGGDAYIVSVGSYGPQSQKAGTPGIPVVNPNVQLNDLTKGLSLLLNEQEPTMYICPEATLLSVENNGTLMQSMLLQATQMQTSMCLFDIIGGDAPDPILYTEDISNFRMNTGSVGLNYGMAYYPFIGTTIMQTSDIDYTNLFGGDLKQLEAVLNPPSAPNPAAASIIANIQSPSSTLTVTQNHNALLIASQTYSLMIKHILADANILPPSGAMAGVITTVDNAVGPWEAPANTSFVGVSSLPISLSESQQANLNVDAVSGKSINAIRTFNGLGILIWGSRTLDGNSQDWRYIPVRRTMIFLEQSCKLAAQAYVFQPNDKNTWEAVISMISSFLSSIWKQGGLQGASASEAFSVACGLGSTMTADDLLNGFMNVTVKVAVVHPAEFIVLTFQQQMATSS from the coding sequence ATGAATTTATCTACCATTCAAACTCCTGGTGTTTACATTCAAGAATTAAATGCTTTTCCCAATTCTGTTGTTGGAGTTGCTACGGCTATACCAGCATTTATAGGGTACACACCACAGGCCGCATACGAAGGAAAATCGTATACGAATGTGCCAGTAAAAATCACATCTTTTGCTGATTTTCAGGCTTTTTTCTGTTTGCCGGATCCACCTGCGCCAGCAAGTCCGTCCAAACAATACAGCCCTGAATACTATCTGGTAGCAGAAAAGAGTCAGCCCCTAAAGGGAGACTACATGCTTATTGCAGGAACGTATTATTCTATTGTTCCAGATCCTAACACGGTGTATTATTTATACAATAGCGTAAGGCTATTTTATGAAAATGGCGGTGGTGATGCTTATATTGTTTCCGTAGGTTCTTATGGGCCTCAGTCACAAAAAGCAGGAACTCCAGGCATTCCGGTTGTAAACCCAAATGTACAGCTGAATGATTTGACAAAAGGTCTTTCTTTATTGCTGAATGAGCAAGAACCGACGATGTACATTTGTCCAGAAGCTACTTTGCTAAGCGTAGAAAACAATGGAACTCTAATGCAGTCTATGCTTCTTCAGGCTACGCAAATGCAGACTTCAATGTGCTTGTTTGACATTATTGGCGGTGACGCTCCTGATCCTATTTTGTATACTGAAGATATTAGCAATTTCAGAATGAACACAGGTTCTGTCGGATTAAACTACGGAATGGCGTATTATCCTTTTATAGGAACTACCATAATGCAGACTTCTGATATTGACTACACTAATTTGTTCGGAGGAGATTTGAAACAGCTAGAAGCAGTTCTTAATCCGCCAAGCGCTCCTAACCCAGCCGCTGCATCAATTATTGCTAATATTCAAAGTCCATCAAGCACTTTGACTGTGACACAAAACCACAATGCGTTGCTTATTGCCAGTCAGACTTACTCTTTGATGATTAAGCATATTTTGGCCGATGCCAATATTCTTCCTCCAAGTGGAGCTATGGCAGGAGTTATTACTACTGTAGATAATGCTGTTGGTCCATGGGAAGCTCCTGCAAATACTTCTTTTGTAGGCGTATCATCATTGCCAATTTCTCTTTCTGAAAGTCAGCAAGCCAATTTAAACGTTGATGCTGTTTCTGGTAAATCGATTAATGCGATTAGAACATTTAATGGTCTAGGCATTTTAATCTGGGGATCAAGAACGCTAGACGGAAACAGTCAAGATTGGCGATACATACCAGTAAGACGAACCATGATTTTCTTAGAGCAATCTTGTAAACTGGCGGCTCAGGCTTATGTATTCCAACCTAATGATAAAAACACTTGGGAAGCTGTAATTTCAATGATCAGCAGTTTTCTTAGTTCGATCTGGAAGCAAGGAGGTTTACAGGGAGCAAGTGCTTCTGAAGCCTTTTCTGTAGCCTGCGGATTAGGTTCTACAATGACTGCAGATGACCTATTAAATGGTTTCATGAATGTAACTGTAAAAGTTGCCGTTGTACACCCAGCAGAATTTATCGTTCTGACATTTCAACAGCAAATGGCAACTTCTAGTTAA
- a CDS encoding phage tail protein, with product MPTDDGSVQGATWPMPKFRFEVDLGTELTKVAFQEVTGMDVENQIIEYRKSNSPLFSVEKMPGITKYGNVTMKRGIFVNDNTFWDWHQQVVMNTIKRRTVLIKLLDEKGGVTMQWTLNNAWPTKITSTDLKSDGNEVAVDTIEIAHEQLIIKNGGK from the coding sequence ATGCCAACAGATGACGGAAGCGTACAAGGCGCAACATGGCCCATGCCAAAGTTCAGATTCGAAGTAGATCTTGGAACAGAATTGACAAAAGTAGCTTTTCAGGAAGTTACAGGAATGGATGTCGAAAATCAAATTATAGAATATCGCAAAAGCAACAGTCCTCTTTTTTCTGTAGAAAAAATGCCTGGCATTACCAAATACGGAAACGTAACAATGAAAAGAGGAATTTTTGTAAACGATAATACTTTTTGGGATTGGCATCAGCAAGTCGTAATGAATACGATTAAAAGAAGAACGGTTCTAATAAAGTTATTAGACGAAAAAGGCGGTGTTACCATGCAATGGACTTTAAACAATGCTTGGCCAACCAAAATTACCAGCACCGATTTGAAATCTGACGGTAACGAGGTTGCGGTAGACACTATAGAAATTGCACACGAACAACTGATCATTAAAAATGGCGGTAAGTAA